GTGGTGGTGCTGCAGTTCTAACCAGACTTACCTCCAGAGTTCACACCCTTAGCAACtcctcacccctcctccccaaatGTAGTCCTtatttcttccctcctccccctccagaATCCACAGTATGAATTTAAGGAGGCTGCGGGGAACTTTACATCCAGCCTGGCACAACCAGGAGCCTATTACCCCTATGAGCCAACACTGGGGCAGTACCAGTATGATCGGTAAGGCATGGGGCGTTGGTGGCTGGCATCACaagtcctctcctcctcccctgccaaGGTAGGACCAATCCACAGAGCATGGGGTGGCTGTGGGCTAGGATGGTGAGCAGAACCTCACTTCCTTCAGGCACAGAAATTGTCTCCTGCCTGCAGCCCCAGGTTCCCAGCCCCAGAACTGTGAACCAGGTTCTCCCCCGCAGGTATGGAGCGGTGGAGTTGAGTGGTGCTGGGCGCAGAAAGAACGCCACCCGGGAGACCACTAGCACGCTCAAGGCCTGGCTCAACGAGCACCGCAAGAACCCCTACCCCACCAAGGGCGAGAAGATAATGCTGGCCATCATCACCAAGATGACCCTCACTCAGGTGTCCACCTGGTTCGCCAATGCGCGCCGGCGCCTCAAAAAGGAGAACAAGATGACCTGGGCGCCCAAGAACAAAGgcggggaagaaaggaaggaggagggtggAACAGAGGAATTGCTGGGCTGCCTAAATGGTGACACCAAAGGTACCCCATGTTCCCTGCCCCAACTTACCTGGGTTTTCCAATCATCAAACAGTTTGATTGGATTTTCACAACCACCTCATGGCATAGCTTCTGTGGAAGGcttcccctggcttcctttgaCACCTGCAGCCCCTGTATGCCTCAGGGCCTTCGCCTGTGCAATCagttccctttgcctggaattCCCTACAGAACTGAGAACTGCCTTCTTCTAGACTTGAAAACACCACCTCCAAAAAGCCTTCCCTGCGCCCCCACACCAGCCAGCTTCCCAAGTTATTCTCTACCACATGTGCCTACTTTATTTCCTGTGGCATACTTACCCCCTTAGGGATGTCAGCTCCACCAGAGAAAGCCTCCACTGCTGTATTCTCTAAATTCCTAATACTTAAAAGCCTCATTGATGTCTGGCACATAgctggtgctcagtaaatattttctgaattaaatAATACACACCAGCCGCCGCTGAGTGTTGACACTGGATAAAAACTGCCCTCTGCTCTTTTAGGGCTGAGAAACGGATGCAGGTCTTAGGGAAAGGGTCTATCAAAGGGGAGGGCTCTTCTGAAGGGTGAGAGCACGTCTAACTGAGGGCGGGAATTCTTCCCCGGCCGCAGGCCCGCAGCTCTGGGGCAAGTGTCGGCGGTGTGGCCGTCCTGGTGAATTGCACCGAGTCTGCCCTGAGTGCAGGGCACATCTTGCTAAAAGCTTCTCCGGAATGGGCACTCCCGAGGATTTCCCTTGGGGCCTGGGGCTTTTCTCACTCGTTCTTGATTTCCCTCAGACGTTACTGCTGGCCAGGAGGCCCGGGGGCTCCGGCTGAGTGACCTGGAAGacctggaggaagaagaggaagaggaggcggATGAAGAGGAGGCAGTGGCCACAGCTACGGACAGACTGGCTGAGCTCCATAAAGACACTCAGCCGCTGCCGGCAGCGCAATGTGCCGCCGCTGGAGAGGGCCGACCGGAGCGCAGGGAGTGCAGTCTGGCGGCACCCCGCTTCTCCTTCACTGAGCCGCCCAGATCGGGAGAAGCCGACTTCCTCCGGGCCGAGCCAGGAGGCCCCACGTTGACCATGCACTACCCCTGCAGCGAGAAACCACCGCGCATCTGGTCTCTGGCGCACACGGCGGCCGCCAGCGTCGTCGAAGGGGCACCTCCAAACCTGCCCCAGCCACGAAGTCCTGAGCACCATCTGATTCCCGGACAGCCTCCAGGCCCGGGCGCGCGACCCGCGGTCCCCAGAGACTCCGCGTGCCAAGAGTCTCCCCGAGTAGCCAAAGCCTTTGGAAACCCCACGTTTGCCCTACAGGGTCTGCCGCTGAACTGTGCGCCGTGCCCGCGGGGGAGGGAGCAGGTGGTGCGGTGCCAGTACCCATCCGGAGCAGAAGGTAGTGGGCCCCCAACGGCGCTGGGCGTGTCTGACCAAAagacctctcccctccccaccttccctcaCCCCACTCCCCGTACCCCAACTCCGGGGTACCCAGCCGCTTCACAGGCTCTCTGCCCACGTTCAGACGTAGCCTAGCTCAAGAGTGTCTCACCGCATTCCTTGAAACAGTTTAGAGATCAAAGTTCTAGCTCCTGAATCTTCTTAAAACCAAATACTAGATTATACTAGAACGAGACTGTAACTTACCTAGGAAACACTTAGAAAGTCATTGAGGAGGACAGATTAGATCTCTCCAATGTTTAGATCTCTCCAGATGTGCCAGATGGGGCACCGTCATGACCCTCCAGCCCAGGCACTCTTGTCCCCTGCCTGCCCTTTGGAGGAGGCCAGCTGGCTCCCCTTATGGTCCTGTACTAAGAGTTTGCTAGGGCTAGGCAGGCACAAGGACTTTCCCAGAAATCTCAGGGGAAAGACCAGATACCTACAGTCGGTTCAAGGCCAGTGCTTAAGGCCAGAAGCTCTCCGTGCAGCCCACTGAAATCCCTAGGGATGTAGTTCAGGTGAGTGCTCTCTGGATAGGGCCCTCTTACCAAGCTGGGAAGGACTGCCAATCAGCTGTCTCCTGCACCTGGCTGGTTCACTGGTTCACTGGCTGTGTTGGGTTGGAAGGGAATTTCACCCCACAAAGGGACATTCCCAAAGCATTTGGAAGCCTCCAGCAATTACCATCAGATTCTGCTCTTTGAAGTCATTTCTCGCAGGATTAACTACTAG
Above is a genomic segment from Ovis canadensis isolate MfBH-ARS-UI-01 breed Bighorn chromosome 14, ARS-UI_OviCan_v2, whole genome shotgun sequence containing:
- the IRX6 gene encoding iroquois-class homeodomain protein IRX-6 isoform X1, giving the protein MSFPHFGHPYGSASQFLVSASSSATCCESGPRSVPDVASGSTPAAALCCAPYDSRLLGSARPELGAALGIYGAPYSAAAAAQSYPGYLPYSPEPPALYGALNPQYEFKEAAGNFTSSLAQPGAYYPYEPTLGQYQYDRYGAVELSGAGRRKNATRETTSTLKAWLNEHRKNPYPTKGEKIMLAIITKMTLTQVSTWFANARRRLKKENKMTWAPKNKGGEERKEEGGTEELLGCLNGDTKDVTAGQEARGLRLSDLEDLEEEEEEEADEEEAVATATDRLAELHKDTQPLPAAQCAAAGEGRPERRECSLAAPRFSFTEPPRSGEADFLRAEPGGPTLTMHYPCSEKPPRIWSLAHTAAASVVEGAPPNLPQPRSPEHHLIPGQPPGPGARPAVPRDSACQESPRVAKAFGNPTFALQGLPLNCAPCPRGREQVVRCQYPSGAEAG
- the IRX6 gene encoding iroquois-class homeodomain protein IRX-6 isoform X2; this encodes MSFPHFGHPYGSASQFLVSASSSATCCESGPRSVPDVASGSTPAAALCCAPYDSRLLGSARPELGAALGIYGAPYSAAAAAQSYPGYLPYSPEPPALYGALNPQYEFKEAAGNFTSSLAQPGAYYPYEPTLGQYQYDRYGAVELSGAGRRKNATRETTSTLKAWLNEHRKNPYPTKGEKIMLAIITKMTLTQVSTWFANARRRLKKENKMTWAPKNKGGEERKEEGGTEELLGCLNGDTKDVTAGQEARGLRLSDLEDLEEEEEEEADEEEAVATATDRLAELHKDTQPLPAAQCAAAGEGRPERRECSLAAPRFSFTEPPRSGEADFLRAEPGGPTLTMHYPCSEKPPRIWSLAHTAAASVVEGAPPNLPQPRSPEHHLIPGQPPGPGARPAVPRDSACQESPRVAKAFGNPTFALQGLPLNCAPCPRGREQVVRCQYPSGAEG